The segment TTGGCTGCAATCAAGGTAAGTCCCTACTTGCTcagccctatctctctggccccgtccaCAGTCCTTTGTGGCTTCTGGGGTTTGGCCAATTCAGCCTCATTCTTCTCCTTGGCTTGCCCCGAAAGCCTCTTCCCCATGCAGCCCAGCATTTCTCTGAGCATCTGAAGACTGGGGCATGGACCCAGTTCAGCCAGGATCTTTTTGGGTAACTGGACACAGTTCTGACTCCTGGAGAACGTTCCTCCATTATCAAGTGGGCTTATTCCTCCCTACATCGCAGATCTAGATGGTGAGGTGAGGAACGTGTTCGACTCCATCAGTGGGGCACCCAAGAACTTGAACTTTCAGGGGGAGCCAGAAGAAAGCGAAAATGGAccctggagtgacccctttgTTATTCTTCAGCCCTCTCCCCATCTGAGTCCCCACTTTATAAACTGGGGGGTGTCAGGTGGAACCAAGATTCATAGGAGGTCATCAGGCCATTGAAAGCCATCACAAAAATAGCCAAGAGCATATCAGAATTATCCCCTCGACAGGCTCACCTTGGGGTCTTTTTTCAGGCGCAGGCAGTGGCCCCAGTGTGGGGTCAAAGACCGCTGGACTATGCCCCGGTGCCTCAGGTGGAAGTACTGTCCATCAGGGAAGATCTGGGAAAGTGGGGGTGCAACCATATAGTCTGGGGCGCAAGTTCCCATATAAACTTCCCCCATGACAGAGCCAGCCCCCCTTGCTGGACAGGCTGGGGGCTCCAGACACCTTGTGGTGGAGTCCTAAAATCTGCAGTTGGCCAAGGTGGCTGTGGCACCTAGGGGTAGCCCTGTCCCGTcggaggggccctggggtccaCCCCATCCAGGTCCTACCCACCTGCCCCAGGTTGATGAAGCCGAACTTGCGCGCCAGGCGCTCGGCCTCCCGGGAACCCTGGGACACCCGCACGGCCCAGCTGCTGACATAGATGGGGGTCCGGGCCAAGGCCCAGCCCATAGGCAGAGGGCCAACGAGGGCCAGGcccaggaccaaggccaggggcagCAAAAGCAGAGTCCCGGCTGGCCGCatggcggcggggggcggggcaggggcggggcatcATAAAGCTCCGCCCCTCGCCAAACCGCCAAGTTGGCCCAagcgccagccccgcccccggcgggCACCATAGCAACCCCTAGCTGCTCCCTCCTAGACTGGCGCGAGGTTCAGACAGATGTCGGGGTTGTGGGGGTGGTCGGGGGACACACATTTCGTCATAGTCTTCGGCAGATTCAAATACTCTGGAACCTCAATGTCTCCTTTTGTCCAATGACCCAAACCGTCGGACCCAGAGAAACAGCTTCACTACGGCTAAAGGGTCCCATGCCTGTGTGGGGCGCCCCTCCCCACCAACGTTCACTTTCCACATAGCCCGCCCACTTGGGTCGGCTCCGATCCAATGACAACTGACATATGAGGTCTGCCCCGCCTCCCCAATGTAGTCCCGCCCCTTGTCCCTTTCTTTCGCTCTTCCGATTGGTCCACCCTCCTTTATGATcagcctgccccctcctctgTTCTCACCATTGTAACCCTGGTCCAATTGTCCAATCAGCTCTGGCTTTTCTCCGGTCCCCTCCCATAAGGTCCCGCCCCCACGACGGCTCCTCCAATAATCTGCAGACATGGACCCGCCCCTGATTAGCCTTAGCCAATCGGAGATCGCGGCCGCCACGCCCCACTCTCCCGATCCACCTGAGAGGTGGCTGTGGCGGCCGCGGCCCCGGCCAGAGGGCCATGCGGCAGGGGAGGAGACGGGGCAAGCCCCACCTCCTTTGtccgccctgccctccctgccctccctgcccttccatTGGCGGGAGCAAGGGGTTGGGGGCGGAGACCACCCAGGAGGAGGACAGTGTCCGGGGGGCGGAGCGGGGTGGCTCTGGCCGAGTCAAGCGGCGGGAGCGGCGGGGCCGGTGCATAGGGCCGCGGTCAAGTTCAAGCGGCCAGCACCGGACCCGCCGGAACCATGGACGTTATCCGACAGCGCTTCGAGAGATTTCTGGAACAGAAGAACATAGTCACCGAAACTCTAAGCGCCCTCGAAGCCAAGACCGGAGTCGACAGACGGTATCTGGCTGCGGGTGAGCGAGCCGTCGCGGGGCCGTCCGGGAGCACTGCCCCGTCGCGCCCTCCCTGCGTGGGGTCACCCTGGCGCCCAGCCGCCGGCCTTCGCCGCCTCCGGGGGCCCCGACGGCCGGGCGCGCCCACTAGGCGGCTGGCCCGCGAAACCcgacgggggcgggggcgggggtctgccGGGAGCCCCTCTCGCGTCCCCGCTGTGCGACCTCGGGCGGGGGCCGCCGGCACACAGTCCCGGGTCTAGAGGCCGCTCTCGGTCCCTGCCCTCGGGGCACTGGAAGCCGGCCAGGCTGAAGTCCATCTGGTTAATCCAGTTGCCtgcgggccctggggagggggaggggaggtagtGAGAACCTGCACTCTCACCCCGCTCCCCACTTGGACCCCAGCCTAGGCAAAtgtggaaatctctctctctctctctctgctctcccccacctccgctctctttctctgtctcccatctttctctcttctctttctcctatttcttttttcttctctcttaacttccttattttcttctctttcttttttcttttctttctttttctttctctcttttctctctcgctctcactctgctctcccccacctccactttctttctctttctcccatctttctctctctcttctctttctcctatttcttttttcttctctcttaacttcctttcttttttctttttcttttttctttctttctctctctctctctctgtctttttttttttttttttgcttttttgggtcacacccagcgatgcacaggggtcactcctggctcatgcactcaggaattactcctggcggtgctcgggggaccatatgggatgctgggattcgaacccgggtcggccgcgtgcaaggcaaacgccctacccgctgtgctatcactccagccctctctctgtctttttgaagtcacatccagcagtgctcagggcttactccaggctctgtggtcaGTGACAGTCCTTGCAAGTTTGCAAGTTTGGgtgactgtatggggtgctggggaccaaaccatgATCAGCCTCTTGTAAAGCAAGGACGCTCCCCACTGTATTGTTGCTCcattcactcccatttctttatgAGGGGAAGCTGGGGGGAGGAATGGGGACCGCAtacccttttttttggggggggggcattctCTCTCCTTGGTGGCTTTGAACCACCTCTGCCTGAGTAGTTGTTGAGCAGGAATTGGGTTCTGTGACCCGTGTTGTGTGCTTGGTGAAAGGCCATACCGGGATTCCTTCTGGAGAGCAGTGTCCGGTTACCCTCAAGTAGAACTTCCCTTCTTAGCGCCCCATTTCCCTCTAGTTCTGGCCACCCTTGCACTCTGTCCAGTGAGCAGTGATGCTCCCGCCCTGCCTCTTCTGTGCTGCTGCAGCCCCAGCCTCTTCCGAAAGGCCCCCTGGGATGAACCACGAAGACTCTATGTCCAGTGCCCATATTTGAACAGCTTCCCTGTGCGAACCCTGAGAATTCCAAAcccctccaccccatttttcctTTCAGCTGGTGGATTCCCATACCAGATAGACCTAGTTTCGAAATCTGCCTCCCCACCTGAGGCTCCCCAGCTCGAACCCCAGTTCAAGCCAGGAACCTTGacaacccctccctcccccccttcctcccccctttccACATTCCTGCTGCCAGTAGGTGGGGAATTTAGGTCATAGGGCactgaggggaggtgggggggggagctgcTGGGAGAGGGTGGTCCAGGAAATTGGGGCAAGAGAGGAAACTGAGGGGCCGGGGCCATagcatagcacagaggggaggacgctggccttgtatgcagccaacctgggttcaatccccagattcTCCTAAGGTCCCCcgaccgccagaagtgattcctgagtacagagtcaggagtgacccctgagcatcaccgggtgggacccccaaatagagacagagagaagcttGTAGGGACTTTGGAGGTGACAGTGTTGCAGGTATGTCCAGCACCCCCACTGTCATCCGCTCACTGCTGAGGTTGCAGGAAGAAGGATTGAGAGACAGCGGCGCCCGGGATAATTGCTGCTCTGTATCTTatgatccccccaccccccgcccctgcacacaTACCTTCCCCTCTGGATGAGGGAAGCTGGGGAGGCAGTGATGGCCAACCTCAGACTCTCCCTTCCACCCACCAGGGGCGCCAGGAAATAAAGACTAACTCCTTCAGGCTGGCTGGGGGATGGAGGAACCTGCCCTTTGGTCCCGGTGGCCTTCtgcaggagaagcagcagcaacCTGAAACCTTGACCACCCCTCATCCCCAGCTGTTGTTTGCAACCCAGGCCCGCCTTATCACACTTAATAAATGTAggatgccggggctggagccttgcacagggccgagccgggtttgattcccagcatcccatagggtcctctgaacacctgtcaggagtaattcctgagtgcagagccaggagtagtcccggtgcattgccgggtgtgacccaaaagcaaaaaatatataataataataaaaaacaaagaaataaatgtaggGTGCCTATTAccttctgctccccaccccccacagaacCCTGGCTACGAGGAGTGTGGGTTTAGCGGGCACTGGGTGAGGGGCTGCAGGGAGACACCCCATAACCCATCatcaggcagagagagggaggagagtgaGGGGAGATGCTGTTTTCTCCAGGAGAcctgggggacatatgggacacacggaggggagcagggaggacaGTGGTGGGGGGTAGCCCTGGCCCGTGGTTGTCTGCACTAGAATCGAGAACAGGCACCACTGCTCAGTGGTGAACTGAACGGTGCAGGGTGTACTGTACAGTGCAGGGTGAACTGTACAGTGCAGGGTGTACTGTACAGTGCAGGGTGTACTGTACAGTGCAGGGTGAACTGTACAGTGCAGAATGTACTGCACCGTTCAGTGCTGGGTGGCCATGGGACTGACTCATCACTCAGTCCTCACAGTTCTTGAGATCAATGTTTATTGCAGTGACTGCTGGGTTAGAagggataggacagcggggagggcactggccttgcatgtggccagtgcagatttgatccccagcaccccatatagacccctgagggctggagcgatagcaaagcgtggagggcgtttgccttgcatgcggctgacccgggttccattcccagcatcccatatggtcccctgagcaccgccaggagtaattcctgagcgcagagccaggagtaacccctgtgtatcactgggtgtgatccaaaaagcaaaaaaaaaaaccatatcggggctggagtgatagcacagcgggtagggtgtttgccttgcacgcagccgactcgggttcgattcccagcatcccatatggtcccctgagcaccgccaggggtaattcctgagtgcaagagccaggagtaacccctgtgcattgctgggtgtgacccaaaaagcaaaaaaaaaaaaaaaaaacatatggacccccgagaacggccatgaatgatccctgagagcagagccaggaatcagacctgagcaccgccgagtatggcccaaacaccaaaaaaaaaaaaaaaaaaaaaaaaaagaaaaaaaaagaaaaatgtgtaaaaTGTGTTTATGGGtaggagcgacagtacagtgggtagggcatttatttgccttgcacacggccgaccagggttcaatccccagcaccccatagtgccgccaggagtaattactgagtgcagagtaacccctgagcaccgctggttgtgtccccccaaaaaaaaggaaaagaaaattaaaggggGAATTAGGCTTATGATGGGAGTCCTccggcacgggggggggggggggggggcgggagcaggTTGCCTCTGGCTGGGACCCTGCCACACCCCTTTTCTCTGCAGGAGCCGCCACTCTGCTAAGCCTATATCTTCTATTCGGCTACGGGGCGTCTCTACTCTGCAACCTAATCGGATTTGTATACCCCGCATATGCCTCGTGAGTGCCCCCCGCGGTCCGGGCAACAGGAGGGCGGCAGGGCGGGGACAGTGGGGCACACACAGCCTCTGAGCctggcctgcccctccctgcaggaTCAAGGCCATCGAGAGCTCAAGCAAAGAGGACGACACTGTCTGGCTCACCTACTGGGTGGTGTACGGGCTCTTGGGCCTTGTCGAGTTCTTCAGCGACCTACTCCTGTCCTGGTTCCCTTTCTACTACGCGGGCAAGGTGGGCACCCGCTGCCGCGCCCCCCGCGTGCTCCTGTccctggggaaggaaggaacagaggagggggacagtttggggtggggacaggcccACCGCCAGGGCTGTCTGCTGATGGAGACTGAACTTCATCCGGAGAACTTGTCTGACAGAGGAGGGTGAGCCCCAGTCCAAGGACTGTCTGATGGGGGGAGGCTGAGCCCCAACCTAAAACCTGGCTGGTGGGGAAGTCTGAGCCCCAGCCTGGTGACCGGAGGAGTCCCAAGCCCCACATGGGAGTGTCTGATGGTGGCGGCCCAGTTCCATCTTGAGGACGGACTGACAGGGGACTCCTGGGCCCATCCTGAAGATTATCTGACGGTGGAGGCCCAGATTCAGCCTAAGAACTGTCTGATGGGGGCGGCCCCGGGTCCTTCACGGGCTCTCAGGCGAGGGGCCGGGCTTGACTGCCGCCTGTCCCCGCAGTGCGCCTTCCTGTTGTTCTGCATGATTCCCGGGCCATGGAACGGTGCCCATCTACTGTACCACCGCGTCATACTGCCACTGTTCCTAAAGCATCACGCAGCAGTGGACAGCGTGGTCGGCGAGTTCAGCAGCAGAGCGCTGGACGTGGCAACAGGAATAGCTCGGGACGGTGCGTACGGAGGCTGGCCCCGGCCTGCcgcctgcccccctgcccccccacactccCTCTTCCTCTCGGCTCCTGCGCCCCACGCTCTCCGAACcctcttccctcccactcccGCACTGCCCTCTGACCTCCCCTGCTTGCTGCTtactgtccccctctctctcctatgCTCTCGGGAACCAGCTCTACAGACTCTGGCCCGCAGTCGGGCCCTCATCACCCCAGCGGGGCCCCCGCTGCCCAGACAGCCAGCCGAAAGTATGTAACCCCACCCCAGGAAGGCAGGGCATGTGTGCGAGTGTGCGTGGCGTGTGTGCGCTGGGGAGGTCTGGTGCGGATCCTCATCTGCCTGTCCTCGTGTGCGTGCCTGTGACCGCACGTACAGGCATGCCTGCAGGCAGTGGCGCCCATGACTCTGTGTGGTACCTGGACGTTACTGTGCATGTGCCGGCAGCTCGTGTGcattcatgtgtgtgcatatgaccATCCGTTCATTGATGACACATGCGTAGGTATGACTGTGACCGTCCATAGATGTAGTGGGGCTGTGTGTGCGAAGCGTGTCCATGTGTGCACATGGATGTGAGCACTCAGAGGTCCGCGTGTTGGGTATCactgtgtatgtgcttgtgtgtgggcCCCTTTGTACATGTGTGAACACATGTATACGCACAAGACGAGGCATGCACAGATGAGTGCTTGATTCTTGGATTCCCTTGAGCTAGTCGCCTGCTTACCCCCCGGTAGCCTCCATGTGGCCCACCCACAGAGGAGCGCCCCCAGACCCTGCTGATGCCCATGGCCCTCTCCCTGCAGCCGAGGCAAGCCTGACCCAGCACCAGAAAGACAAGTGAAGGCTCCATCTGCCCCAGGCCCAGACATGCCGGCCAAGACCGTGATAGAGCCCAAGAACCCAGCGCACCCCAAGAGGGACCCCAAGACCCCCCTGAAGTCCTCCATTGAGCCCCCCAAAGAATCCAGCAACCCCACAACCACCAGCAAGCTTCTGCCTGACACCTCCTCCCCAATCAGTTCCTTGGTCCATTCCCAAACTGGCTCCCCTCGCATCCGGGATCCATCTCCATCCCGAAGCTTGTTCACCCAGCCCCAGTTGTCTAGCCAGTCCCAAGTGAACAGCCCGTCCCAAGGGAACAGCTCATCCCAGGTGAACAGCCCAGACCGGGTGAACAGCCCGTCCCAAGGGAACAGCTCGTCCCAGGTGAACAGCCCGGAACGGGTGAACAGCCCGTCCCAAGGGAACAGCTCGTCCCAGGTGAACAGCCCGTCCCAAGGGAACAGCTCGTCCCAGGTGAACAGCCCGGAACGGGTGAACAGCCAGTCCCAAGGGAACAGCTCGTCCCAGGTGAACAGCCCGGAACGGGTGAACAGCCAGTCCCAAGGGAACAGCTCCTCCCAGGTGAACAGCCCGCACCAGGTGAACAGCCAATCCCAAAAGAACAGCCCGAACCCATCCCAGAGCCCATCCCTAATGAACAGCCAATCCCAAGTGGACAGCCAGAGCCCATCCCAGGGCAACAGCCAATCCCAAGTGAAGAGCCAGAGCCCATCTCAGGGCAACAGCCAATCCCAAATGAATAGCCGGAGCCCATCCCACAGCAACAGCCAATCCCGAGTGAACAGCCAGAGCTCATCCCAGGGCAACAGCCAATCCCGAGTGAACAGCCCGAGCTCATCCCAGGGCAACAGCCAATCCCGAGTGAACAGCCCGAGCTCATCCCAGGGCAACAGCCAATCCCGAGTGAACAGCCCGAGCTCATCCCAGGGCAACAGCCAATCCCGAGCAAACAGCCCGAGCTCATCCCAGGGCAACAGCCCATCCCAAATGAACAGCCCGAGCCCAGCCCAAGGGAACAGCCCGAGCCCATCCCAAGGGAACAGCCGGAGCCCATCCCAAGGAAACAACCTGAGTCCACTGAGCCCATCCCAAATGAGCAGCCCGAGCCCATCCCAAGTGAGCAGCTCAAGTTCATCCCTAACGAACAGTCCGAGCCCATCCCAAATGAACAGCCCGAGTTCATCCCAAATGAACAGCTCAAGCCCATCCCACGTCAACAGCCTGAGCCCATCCCAAGTGAAACGCCGGTCAGTGGTGAATAGATGGAGCCCTACCCAGGTGAACGGCCCGAGCCCATCCCTAGTGAATGGCCGGTACCAGGTGAACGGCCAgttccctgtgcatggccagtcCCACAGGCCTAGCCAGCTCCGGGAGCCCCATGCCAGTGACCCAAGGCAGGAAAATGGCCAGTTCCAGGCAAATGGTCAGTCCCAGGCAAGAGGCCAGTATCGAGCGAGTGGCCAGTACCGAGAAGGCAGCCAGTCCCTGAAAAATGGCCATTATCAGACAAGCGGCCATTCCCaggggtccatccagtcccacaGGAGCAAACCTCCCACCAACTCTTTGGGCTTCTCCCAGCAGAGCCAACGGGCCACCGGCTTCACCGTCCGGGAGGCAACCCCCGGCCAGTTTCCCTGTGGCACTCTCAATCACGACGCCACCAGTACTGCCCTCCCACAGTACTCCTCCAAGACCTCTGACAGGCCAGGGGCCAAAAGCCCCAAAGACCCCAAGACCCCCAAAGCAAAGTCCCACGGACAGTCTGGGAAGGGTGTCACCGCCCAGGCCACCAGCAGCTCCTCAGTCCCCGAGCTGCCCTCGGCCTGCTCATCTGAGTCTTCTGAGGATTATACTTCTGAGTCGACTACCGAGTTCACCTGCACCTGGCCCCATCACAGATACGGAATCCACTACCTGCAGCACTGCTGGAAGCGCAAACACCTAGCCTGTTAGGGGGTTAATAAAGATCATGGACCAATCGCATCTCCCGGTCTGACCTAGGGGCGGGCTCACGCATGCGTATAGGTCTGGGGGTGGGTTGGCAGTGTGTTGTCCTCGGGACACTGTGCCGTCGTCCCACTTTGCAGAGGAGGAAACCGAGGATCGGAGCGGTCACCTCGCCCCCCTGGACATCTCATCCCGTGATCCCCACGAGCTCCGGGACCTCACCGCTTCCCCAAGGTTGCCTTTTCCTGCTGGGTGACCCGCTTCCTGGcaagaagcttccagaagtgaaGCGAGCAACACCCAGGCCCACCTCTGGTGtccggcgcttgccttgcacgtggccgacccagattcgctCCCCGGTACCtgatagggtcccccaagcccaacagggaagatccctgagcacagaaccctgaaTAAGttttgaacactgctggatgtagcccccaaacacacaagaaGCTACGAATTTCATTCCAGGCATTGACTGATCCCCTTGCTCCTCTCAGGGACAGACGAACATGTCAGGACATGCAATGGGACAAGTCAGGAAAGAGAACCTTCCTGATAAAGACCAGAAGCGTGTCcggtgggtaggacacttgccttgcacacagttgacctgggctcaatcctggcatctcataggtcccccaagcactgccaggggtaattcctgagtgcagagccagggttaagccctgagcaccacagggtgtagcccTCCACCAAAataaagcgggggtgggggggtgaggattTGCTGCTTGTGGCTTTTAGGGGCAGGGACTGGCCCAGAGGCAGAAGCTTGAGTCTGagcaaaggtcctgaggcaggATGGGGAGTGGGGACAGGATGCTGTaggagggtggggagaagaggcgagtggtggaggggggatggggtgtgcaGGATCCTGCGAATGTGGAGAGGACTTTGACTGAGGACATGGGTTTGCCAGGACGACAGGATGAAGGGAGGCTAATTATTAATGACACCCCACCCTGTGAAGAGGTTCACATGGGCGTGGAGATCCCTAGATTCCGGCTGTTGGAGCTGCTACAGGCATCAGGGTCaagagaggggcaggtggggccggaacgatagcacagcgggtagggtgtttgccttgcacgcggccgacccgggttcgatccctggcatcccatatggtcccccaagcactgccaggagtaacccctgagcatcgctgggtgtggcccaaaaagcaaaaaaaaaaaaaagagaggggcaggtgacTCAGTTGGCTCACAGAGGTCATAAGTCACCTTTAACCCCCCCCCTCAACATACTGTCATTGTCACAGCGGGAAACCGCAGTGCCCCCTCCATGGCACCGTTTTCATTTTCGATCCATCCTGACTGCTTTGTCTTGGACCCGCTTCCCCTTATGGGAGTGttctgtcccttcccaggggACCCAGCAGGCTGCCCAGGGTGGAGAGGGGTGACCCTTGCTCCTTAGTCAGCACCAGGCTTTGTGGCCGTAACCCCACCTCCTTCCTGCCGGGCTGGGTTCTGGAACGGTCCAAGTCTGATACTGCGGAGACCATGGTTGCGGCATCTCTGATCATTACAGAACCTTTGGTGGGTGGGGCTTTAATTTGGTCTGTCTGGGACCCGAGTGTAAGACTTGTGGGgttcctggggcagggggagcctATGACCTTGGATAGGGTGCTGCCTCTTGGGGCGGGGTCTTGGGGGAGGATACTTCCAGCCTCTCCCAACTCCTAGGGACT is part of the Sorex araneus isolate mSorAra2 chromosome 2, mSorAra2.pri, whole genome shotgun sequence genome and harbors:
- the REEP6 gene encoding receptor expression-enhancing protein 6 isoform X2, which translates into the protein MERCPSTVPPRHTATVPKASRSSGQRGRRVQQQSAGRGNRNSSGRRGKPDPAPERQVKAPSAPGPDMPAKTVIEPKNPAHPKRDPKTPLKSSIEPPKESSNPTTTSKLLPDTSSPISSLVHSQTGSPRIRDPSPSRSLFTQPQLSSQSQVNSPSQGNSSSQVNSPDRVNSPSQGNSSSQVNSPERVNSPSQGNSSSQVNSPSQGNSSSQVNSPERVNSQSQGNSSSQVNSPERVNSQSQGNSSSQVNSPHQVNSQSQKNSPNPSQSPSLMNSQSQVDSQSPSQGNSQSQVKSQSPSQGNSQSQMNSRSPSHSNSQSRVNSQSSSQGNSQSRVNSPSSSQGNSQSRVNSPSSSQGNSQSRVNSPSSSQGNSQSRANSPSSSQGNSPSQMNSPSPAQGNSPSPSQGNSRSPSQGNNLSPLSPSQMSSPSPSQVSSSSSSLTNSPSPSQMNSPSSSQMNSSSPSHVNSLSPSQVKRRSVVNRWSPTQVNGPSPSLVNGRYQVNGQFPVHGQSHRPSQLREPHASDPRQENGQFQANGQSQARGQYRASGQYREGSQSLKNGHYQTSGHSQGSIQSHRSKPPTNSLGFSQQSQRATGFTVREATPGQFPCGTLNHDATSTALPQYSSKTSDRPGAKSPKDPKTPKAKSHGQSGKGVTAQATSSSSVPELPSACSSESSEDYTSESTTEFTCTWPHHRYGIHYLQHCWKRKHLAC
- the REEP6 gene encoding receptor expression-enhancing protein 6 isoform X3 — its product is MDVIRQRFERFLEQKNIVTETLSALEAKTGVDRRYLAAGAATLLSLYLLFGYGASLLCNLIGFVYPAYASIKAIESSSKEDDTVWLTYWVVYGLLGLVEFFSDLLLSWFPFYYAGKCAFLLFCMIPGPWNGAHLLYHRVILPLFLKHHAAVDSVVGEFSSRALDVATGIARDALQTLARSRALITPAGPPLPRQPAEKPTGHRLHRPGGNPRPVSLWHSQSRRHQYCPPTVLLQDL
- the REEP6 gene encoding receptor expression-enhancing protein 6 isoform X1, with the protein product MERCPSTVPPRHTATVPKASRSSGQRGRRVQQQSAGRGNRNSSGRSTDSGPQSGPHHPSGAPAAQTASRNRGKPDPAPERQVKAPSAPGPDMPAKTVIEPKNPAHPKRDPKTPLKSSIEPPKESSNPTTTSKLLPDTSSPISSLVHSQTGSPRIRDPSPSRSLFTQPQLSSQSQVNSPSQGNSSSQVNSPDRVNSPSQGNSSSQVNSPERVNSPSQGNSSSQVNSPSQGNSSSQVNSPERVNSQSQGNSSSQVNSPERVNSQSQGNSSSQVNSPHQVNSQSQKNSPNPSQSPSLMNSQSQVDSQSPSQGNSQSQVKSQSPSQGNSQSQMNSRSPSHSNSQSRVNSQSSSQGNSQSRVNSPSSSQGNSQSRVNSPSSSQGNSQSRVNSPSSSQGNSQSRANSPSSSQGNSPSQMNSPSPAQGNSPSPSQGNSRSPSQGNNLSPLSPSQMSSPSPSQVSSSSSSLTNSPSPSQMNSPSSSQMNSSSPSHVNSLSPSQVKRRSVVNRWSPTQVNGPSPSLVNGRYQVNGQFPVHGQSHRPSQLREPHASDPRQENGQFQANGQSQARGQYRASGQYREGSQSLKNGHYQTSGHSQGSIQSHRSKPPTNSLGFSQQSQRATGFTVREATPGQFPCGTLNHDATSTALPQYSSKTSDRPGAKSPKDPKTPKAKSHGQSGKGVTAQATSSSSVPELPSACSSESSEDYTSESTTEFTCTWPHHRYGIHYLQHCWKRKHLAC
- the REEP6 gene encoding receptor expression-enhancing protein 6 isoform X5; this translates as MDVIRQRFERFLEQKNIVTETLSALEAKTGVDRRYLAAGAATLLSLYLLFGYGASLLCNLIGFVYPAYASIKAIESSSKEDDTVWLTYWVVYGLLGLVEFFSDLLLSWFPFYYAGKCAFLLFCMIPGPWNGAHLLYHRVILPLFLKHHAAVDSVVGEFSSRALDVATGIARDAEASLTQHQKDK
- the REEP6 gene encoding receptor expression-enhancing protein 6 isoform X4; translated protein: MDVIRQRFERFLEQKNIVTETLSALEAKTGVDRRYLAAGAATLLSLYLLFGYGASLLCNLIGFVYPAYASIKAIESSSKEDDTVWLTYWVVYGLLGLVEFFSDLLLSWFPFYYAGKCAFLLFCMIPGPWNGAHLLYHRVILPLFLKHHAAVDSVVGEFSSRALDVATGIARDALQTLARSRALITPAGPPLPRQPAETEASLTQHQKDK